One Augochlora pura isolate Apur16 chromosome 10, APUR_v2.2.1, whole genome shotgun sequence DNA window includes the following coding sequences:
- the LOC144476195 gene encoding uncharacterized protein LOC144476195, translating into MEISKNLQEEILAVQNKLKNAIRDHQICVGKLKDDPNNTDILGQIQKIHLHIVSLGRCQKQVVQRLRKEVETFKAENANGAKVSIASLLGLNNNNHITNNNETKLKNAGSKFNTKNSKEHYEEIVRNGDVPSPPQNRIPRKERRSSVETISGEDDVIEVSMDENSNEKSEKEESEKDCKLELTEKITFLSALGLITTSTCAELQNRRAERKRRSTANPQFVYSSLEVPTKRKRHSYLQSGNVPQTRQTTARMNGPSPPPVKAAPPKSTSPPSSRTVVKSLIPVQKSTTRPNILRNATESKVYTNKAKIENGPNQIQLPVSTVKSVQSIGNKAVHIPGLPSSLTIERISNDSAVCISCRNPGTLTVCENCASNYHVSCHSISPAPPRICPKCALIEEEIDDAEDGEEDEDERRPVFKKDEEFATTSHAPGIIRKAREDTEVYKTNSGLHKTDAAKKKRGFSTAIGISQLPSSTFLIPISSNNVASATANQSDIGSSTTISTEQRENVPYSSIVLNQLPRSSIAYIDRSEPQVSYAYQLPVSSVQSEKHQSYLIVKKITEPSRRANQSSEDQSHGAMLNYKLPIAPAYNPRVQTEISVAQSSVFVDKQLPDAVNRNRKKQTNRAVPALNRIIDTENLSITAEYQLERSTLNGRKSRVRQARNKFGVNPLRSARATEILLPTYDNTESDKQLQITKSTESEETSGVFSSRPKYRPRTGGLLHSLFAGHNKSYIVTDNSREQRDVGSPDNDTVVCRQQLYHQDYQLESVERNESPVQLQRGALTKFFEHVKLEEAHIPAPSRAKLVYKSDSVSERNELDISEVADEDTNSNEYVSKTPVSTDTIDNDYTNREVKPASWLVNRIGMKKNKKPNNGSKGIDSFDSMPSSMTRTADIITYERKRPTPFVRINCEPDEDEEDTTLTRTFQTDVTYPRRIGSRTEIVSDNRRDRHESASLCNAQSNFLELRNEVSVPDDKADTERQDLSSGRRSTSSSSNGSSTSDSDTPEQAMNDTIKYSRRRLSGKEYKERLGINAVSPESMKVLEQFESAMLENECSNAATC; encoded by the exons ATGGAAATATCGAAGAATTTGCAGGAAGAGATTCTCGCCGTGCAAAACAAACTGAAAAATGCCATACGCGATCATCAG ATCTGCGTGGGCAAGTTAAAGGATGACCCCAAT AATACGGACATTCTCGGTCAGATACAAAAGATTCACTTGCACATCGTATCTTTGGGAAGATGCCAG AAGCAAGTTGTCCAGCGGCTGCGCAAAGAGGTCGAAACGTTCAAGGCGGAGAACGCGAACGGGGCCAAAGTTTCCATCGCTTCCCTGCTCGGGCTGAACAACAATAATCACATTACAAACAATAACGAGACGAAGCTGAAGAACGCAGGCAGCAAGTTCAACACCAAGAATTCAAAAGAGCACTACGAGGAAATCGTTAGGAACGGCGATGTACCTTCGCCTCCGCAGAACCGTATACCGAGAAA agAACGCCGCAGTTCCGTGGAAACAATCTCCGGAGAAGACGATGTTATCGAGGTCTCTATGGACGAGAATTCCAATGAAAAGTCGGAGAAGGAAGAATCGGAGAAGGACTGTAAACTCGAGTTGACCGAAAAGATTACTTTCTTGAGCGCTCTTGGTCTTATCACGACTTCAACCTGCGCGGAGTTGCAAAACAGAAGGGCTGAAAGAAAACGTCGTAGTACAGCCAATCCACAGTTTGTTTATTCCAGTCTTGAAGTGCCAACG AAACGTAAGAGACACTCGTACCTGCAATCCGGAAATGTTCCTCAAACGCGTCAAACGACTGCACGTATGAATGGGCCTTCGCCACCGCCTGTAAAAGCTGCACCACCGAAATCTACGTCACCGCCATCGTCGAGGACTGTGGTGAAATCACTGATTCCAGTTCAGAAGTCTACCACACGACCGAATATTTTGAGAAACGCGACCGAAAGTAAAGTTTACACTAATAAGGCCAAGATTGAGAATGGACCGAATCAAATACAATTGCCTGTATCTACTGTGAAATCTGTTCAATCGATCGGCAACAAGGCTGTTCATATACCAGGCCTGCCGTCCAGTTTGACTATTGAAAGAATCAGTAATGACTCGGCAGTCTGTATAAGCTGCAGGAACCCAG GTACACTCACGGTATGTGAAAATTGTGCGTCAAACTATCACGTGTCCTGTCACTCCATATCACCGGCACCTCCAAGAATATGTCCCAAATGCGCTTTAATAGAGGAAGAGATCGATGATGCTGAGGACGGGGAAGAGGACGAAGACGAGAGACGCCCGGTGTTCAAGAAGGATGAAGAATTCG CTACAACATCGCACGCGCCAGGAATTATTAGGAAAGCAAGAGAAGACACAGAGGTCTATAAAACGAATTCTGGACTTCATAAAACTGATGCAGCTAAGAAAAAGCGAGGATTCTCCACTGCCATCGGCATCAGTCAATTGCCTTCCTCGACTTTCCTCATCCCAATCTCTTCAAACAACGTCGCTTCAGCAACCGCTAACCAATCGGATATCGGGTCTTCCACAACAAtcagtaccgaacaacgagaAAACGTGCCCTACTCCTCCATCGTCCTCAATCAGTTGCCTCGATCAAGCATCGCCTACATCGACCGGTCAGAACCTCAAGTGTCCTACGCCTATCAGTTACCAGTCAGTAGCGTGCAGTCAGAAAAGCATCAGTCATACCTCATCGTTAAAAAGATCACAGAACCATCTCGACGGGCAAACCAGTCTTCCGAAGACCAAAGTCACGGCGCAATGCTCAACTACAAGCTGCCAATCGCACCAGCCTACAACCCCCGCGTTCAGACCGAGATCTCTGTCGCCCAGTCATCTGTGTTCGTCGATAAGCAACTGCCCGACGCCGTCAATCGTAACCGTAAGAAGCAAACAAACCGCGCAGTACCCGCCCTCAACCGTATCATCGATACCGAAAATCTCTCCATCACGGCCGAGTATCAGTTGGAACGATCGACACTCAACGGCCGGAAGTCCCGGGTCAGACAAGCAAGGAACAAATTCGGTGTCAACCCTCTGCGATCCGCCCGAGCCACGGAAATCCTACTGCCCACCTACGATAATACAGAATCTGATAAGCAACTGCAAATCACTAAATCAACCGAGTCAGAGGAAACAAGCGGCGTGTTCAGTAGTCGTCCGAAGTACCGGCCCAGAACCGGTGGTCTTCTCCACTCACTGTTCGCAGGCCATAACAAGTCCTATATCGTCACCGATAATTCTCGAGAGCAACGAGACGTCGGCTCACCTGACAATGATACCGTCGTCTGTCGGCAGCAGCTGTACCATCAAGACTACCAGCTGGAGTCAGTCGAACGAAACGAATCTCCGGTCCAATTGCAGCGCGGTGCCCTCACAAAATTCTTCGAGCACGTGAAATTGGAAGAAGCGCATATACCAGCGCCATCTCGAGCAAAGCTAGTATATAAAAGCGACTCCGTTTCCGAAAGAAACGAGCTGGATATCAGCGAAGTCGCGGACGAGGATACGAATAGCAACGAGTACGTTAGCAAGACGCCCGTGTCCACCGATACCATTGACAACGATTACACCAATCGTGAGGTGAAACCGGCCAGTTGGCTGGTAAACAGAATTggaatgaaaaagaataagaaaCCGAATAATGGTAGCAAAGGGATAGATTCTTTTGATTCTATGCCTAGTTCGATGACAAGAACGGCTGATATTATTACGTATGAACGTAAACGTCCTACTCCGTTCGTGAGAATCAATTGCGAGCCCGATGAGGATGAGGAAGACACCACGCTGACCAGGACGTTTCAAACTGACGTAACTTACCCGAGGCGTATAGGATCTCGCACAGAAATTGTATCGGACAATCGAAGGGATCGGCATGAATCGGCATCCCTATGTAACGCACAAAGCAATTTCTTGGAGCTTCGCAACGAGGTCTCAGTTCCTGATGATAAGGCTGACACCGAGAGACAAGACTTATCCAGTGGCAGACGTTcaaccagcagcagcagcaacggcAGTAGCACCAGCGACAGCGATACTCCGGAACAAGCGATGAACGATACTATTAAGTATTCACGGCGACGATTGTCCGGAAAAGAGTACAAGGAACGTTTGGGCATTAATGCTGTATCCCCGGAGAGCATGAAAGTGCTCGAACAGTTCGAGTCGGCTATGCTGGAAAATGAATGTAGCAATGCTGCCACTTGCTAG